Proteins from one Rosa chinensis cultivar Old Blush chromosome 7, RchiOBHm-V2, whole genome shotgun sequence genomic window:
- the LOC112175389 gene encoding protein NONRESPONDING TO OXYLIPINS 2, mitochondrial isoform X3, whose amino-acid sequence MASACRQFASRTSLSSIRSAIRSNAPKSPSSRFPLPTSAPSSAPVRGFSISRSTGVLGCVQSLLPLHSAVAAARLTSALSTTSRSCRALSQDGIDGT is encoded by the exons ATGGCTTCCGCCTGCAGACAATTCGCCAGCAGAACATCCCTATCGTCCATCCGATCCGCCATCAGATCCAACGCCCCTAAATCCCCCTCCTCACGCTTCCCCCTCCCCACCTCCGCCCCCTCCTCCGCTCCAGTTCGCGGCTTCTCAATCTCCAG GTCTACGGGCGTGTTGGGATGCGTGCAGTCGCTGCTGCCGCTCCATAGCGCGGTGGCGGCGGCGAGGCTGACGTCAGCGCTGAGCACAACTTCGAGGAGTTGCCGGGCGCTCTCACAGG ATGGAATTGATGGTACGTGA
- the LOC112180353 gene encoding metalloendoproteinase 1-MMP, which translates to MIGSHPNITTTMFPFFCYHSSFSFILFFCLLFLSRPCFPARILPDPAVTVITATANVSHNATWHDFTKFLDAGKGSQVVGMSELKKYFSRFGYLPVPEKTNFTDVFDKQLESALTLYQSRLSLPVTGKLDPETISAITSPRCGVSDAPQQQHTPAKLHATRRYAYFNGKPRWAPAKLLTYAINPKHVISYVSSSDIETIFHRAFSRWSAVIPVNFTKARDYSSADIKIGFYKGDHGDGEPFDGVLGVLAHAFSPENGRFHLDAEESWAVDFESDKSKVAVDLDSVATHEIGHLLGLAHSSVKDAVMYPSLSPRTKKVDLQMDDVAGVQALYGSNPNFKFSSLQSENSYNHAVTNLDTTFASKWTISLSLITLIFLFF; encoded by the coding sequence ATGATCGGCTCACATCCCAACATAACTACCACCATGTTTCCATTTTTCTGTTACCACTCTTCGTTCTCCTTCATATTATTCTTTTGCTTACTCTTTCTTTCCCGCCCATGCTTTCCCGCCAGAATCCTACCCGACCCTGCGGTAACAGTCATAACTGCGACGGCCAATGTGTCCCACAACGCCACGTGGCACGACTTCACGAAGTTCCTGGACGCCGGGAAGGGCAGCCAGGTGGTCGGCATGTCGGAGCTCAAGAAGTACTTCAGCCGTTTCGGCTACTTACCGGTGCCCGAAAAGACCAACTTCACCGACGTCTTCGACAAGCAGCTCGAATCGGCCCTGACTCTATACCAATCCAGGCTGAGCTTGCCCGTCACGGGAAAGCTTGACCCGGAAACCATCTCGGCCATCACTTCACCGAGATGCGGGGTCAGCGACGCGCCGCAGCAGCAACATACGCCCGCGAAGCTGCATGCGACGCGTCGTTATGCTTACTTCAACGGGAAGCCTCGctgggctccggcgaagttGCTCACGTATGCCATCAACCCCAAACACGTTATCAGCTACGTGAGCTCGTCGGACATAGAGACAATATTCCACCGCGCTTTTTCGCGGTGGTCGGCTGTGATTCCGGTGAACTTCACCAAAGCCAGGGACTACTCCTCCGCGGACATCAAAATCGGATTTTACAAAGGTGATCACGGCGACGGTGAGCCGTTCGATGGTGTCCTGGGTGTTCTAGCTCACGCCTTCTCTCCCGAGAACGGGAGGTTCCACCTCGACGCAGAGGAATCATGGGCCGTCGATTTCGAATCCGACAAGTCGAAGGTGGCCGTGGATTTGGACTCCGTGGCGACCCATGAGATTGGGCATCTTCTTGGGTTGGCTCACTCCTCGGTCAAGGATGCTGTCATGTACCCGAGTCTGAGTCCTAGGACTAAGAAAGTGGACCTCCAAATGGATGACGTGGCAGGCGTTCAGGCACTCTATGGGTCAAATCCTAATTTCAAATTTAGCTCATTGCAGTCGGAAAATTCTTACAACCACGCAGTTACTAATTTGGACACCACATTTGCGTCAAAGTGGACAATTTCTCTATCACTCATCactttgatttttctctttttctaa
- the LOC112175389 gene encoding protein NONRESPONDING TO OXYLIPINS 2, mitochondrial isoform X2 produces the protein MASACRQFASRTSLSSIRSAIRSNAPKSPSSRFPLPTSAPSSAPVRGFSISRSTGVLGCVQSLLPLHSAVAAARLTSALSTTSRSCRALSQELGLSVPR, from the exons ATGGCTTCCGCCTGCAGACAATTCGCCAGCAGAACATCCCTATCGTCCATCCGATCCGCCATCAGATCCAACGCCCCTAAATCCCCCTCCTCACGCTTCCCCCTCCCCACCTCCGCCCCCTCCTCCGCTCCAGTTCGCGGCTTCTCAATCTCCAG GTCTACGGGCGTGTTGGGATGCGTGCAGTCGCTGCTGCCGCTCCATAGCGCGGTGGCGGCGGCGAGGCTGACGTCAGCGCTGAGCACAACTTCGAGGAGTTGCCGGGCGCTCTCACAGG AGCTTGGTTTGTCTGTTCCAAGGTGA
- the LOC112175389 gene encoding protein NONRESPONDING TO OXYLIPINS 2, mitochondrial isoform X4, producing MASACRQFASRTSLSSIRSAIRSNAPKSPSSRFPLPTSAPSSAPVRGFSISRSTGVLGCVQSLLPLHSAVAAARLTSALSTTSRSCRALSQGT from the exons ATGGCTTCCGCCTGCAGACAATTCGCCAGCAGAACATCCCTATCGTCCATCCGATCCGCCATCAGATCCAACGCCCCTAAATCCCCCTCCTCACGCTTCCCCCTCCCCACCTCCGCCCCCTCCTCCGCTCCAGTTCGCGGCTTCTCAATCTCCAG GTCTACGGGCGTGTTGGGATGCGTGCAGTCGCTGCTGCCGCTCCATAGCGCGGTGGCGGCGGCGAGGCTGACGTCAGCGCTGAGCACAACTTCGAGGAGTTGCCGGGCGCTCTCACAGG GCACATAA
- the LOC112175389 gene encoding protein NONRESPONDING TO OXYLIPINS 2, mitochondrial isoform X1, with protein sequence MASACRQFASRTSLSSIRSAIRSNAPKSPSSRFPLPTSAPSSAPVRGFSISRSTGVLGCVQSLLPLHSAVAAARLTSALSTTSRSCRALSQGTLCRTSPSL encoded by the exons ATGGCTTCCGCCTGCAGACAATTCGCCAGCAGAACATCCCTATCGTCCATCCGATCCGCCATCAGATCCAACGCCCCTAAATCCCCCTCCTCACGCTTCCCCCTCCCCACCTCCGCCCCCTCCTCCGCTCCAGTTCGCGGCTTCTCAATCTCCAG GTCTACGGGCGTGTTGGGATGCGTGCAGTCGCTGCTGCCGCTCCATAGCGCGGTGGCGGCGGCGAGGCTGACGTCAGCGCTGAGCACAACTTCGAGGAGTTGCCGGGCGCTCTCACAGGGTACTCTCTGCCGCACCTCTCCCAGCCTCTaa